A section of the Leptospira terpstrae serovar Hualin str. LT 11-33 = ATCC 700639 genome encodes:
- a CDS encoding SDR family NAD(P)-dependent oxidoreductase, which translates to MELKNKRIVITGAGSGIGKETMLQVLKHEGVKVLACDLNEKNILVHPNVIPYKCDVSKKENLDKLLKDADKKLGGIDIFYANAGFAYYEIIGNADWDRIDRIYRTNVFSPLYCLIALNLTRKSPFYFIVTASAMGHLSLPGYAQYSSTKAAVRSFIDAYRYELKPGNQVMVVYPIATRTQFFDAAGKKVPVPFPSQSAETVAKKVVRGIQSNAKEVYPSFLFRLMQVVDRFLFFPFRIYQKIEAMKLESLKK; encoded by the coding sequence ATGGAACTAAAAAATAAAAGAATCGTGATTACCGGTGCAGGCTCCGGAATCGGTAAAGAGACCATGTTGCAAGTGTTAAAGCACGAGGGTGTGAAAGTTCTCGCCTGCGATTTAAATGAAAAGAACATTCTGGTTCATCCAAACGTTATCCCTTACAAATGCGATGTATCCAAAAAAGAGAACCTGGATAAATTATTGAAAGATGCTGATAAAAAATTGGGTGGAATCGATATTTTTTATGCGAATGCTGGCTTTGCCTATTATGAAATCATCGGTAACGCGGATTGGGACCGGATCGATCGCATTTACCGTACCAATGTATTTTCACCGTTGTATTGTTTGATTGCACTCAACCTAACAAGAAAATCACCATTTTACTTTATAGTGACAGCATCTGCCATGGGCCATTTGTCTTTGCCTGGTTACGCACAATACTCTTCGACAAAAGCTGCAGTTCGTTCTTTTATCGATGCCTATCGGTATGAGTTGAAACCAGGAAACCAAGTGATGGTAGTTTATCCGATTGCAACCAGAACACAGTTCTTTGATGCTGCAGGGAAAAAAGTTCCGGTTCCTTTTCCAAGCCAGTCTGCGGAGACGGTAGCCAAAAAAGTGGTACGTGGGATACAGTCCAACGCCAAGGAAGTGTACCCGTCTTTTCTTTTCCGTCTTATGCAAGTTGTTGACAGATTTCTATTTTTCCCTTTCCGAATTTATCAAAAAATTGAAGCGATGAAATTGGAATCCTTAAAGAAATAA